The following are encoded together in the Conger conger chromosome 11, fConCon1.1, whole genome shotgun sequence genome:
- the LOC133139968 gene encoding hydroxycarboxylic acid receptor 2-like yields the protein MVWTNESCCAFKGQLLSNMLPPLLLLECVLGMLGNGGALWIFCFYLKPWKSSTVFLFNLALADFLLIVILPFGAVYYLRGVDWIFGDAFCRISLFMVAMNRGGSIFFLTAVAVDRYLRVVHPHHPINSMTVSRTVYTAIAGWALAISLNVHLLTAPQHFQALDTNRCNSFIICPRSDSSPTWHRAVFIFSFCIPLAVILFCSLQVVMKLKERQLDKHGGIQRALHLIVLVAAMFAVCFLPSNVIQLMIWTKNSKDCNSFEGLNTAFSITISLTYLNSMLDPLIYYFSSPAFKKIYKKVARLSFRKNEEPSPAEDKTRETGSQSLSQL from the coding sequence ATGGTCTGGACAAACGAGTCGTGTTGCGCATTCAAAGGGCAGCTGCTCTCCAACATGCTGCCGCCTCTGCTCCTGCTGGAATGTGTGCTAGGAATGCTGGGTAACGGAGGGGCCCTCTGGATCTTCTGTTTCTATCTGAAACCCTGGAAGAGCAGCACCGTCTTCCTGTTCAACCTGGCTCTGGCCGACTTCCTGCTCATCGTGATCCTGCCGTTTGGCGCTGTCTACTACCTGAGGGGGGTGGACTGGATCTTTGGCGATGCGTTCTGTCGCATCTCACTCTTCATGGTGGCCATGAACCGAGGGGGCAGCATCTTCTTCCTCACCGCCGTGGCCGTAGACCGCTACCTCCGGGTGGTCCATCCTCACCACCCCATCAACTCCATGACCGTCTCCAGGACCGTTTACACCGCGATTGCTGGGTGGGCCCTCGCCATCTCCCTGAACGTCCATCTTCTCACCGCGCCCCAACACTTCCAAGCTTTAGACACCAACCGCTGTAACAGCTTCATTATTTGCCCTCGGTCTGACTCCAGTCCCACCTGGCACAGGGCGGTCTTCATCTTctccttctgcataccactagcCGTCATCCTCTTCTGCTCTCTCCAGGTGGTCATGAAGCTCAAGGAACGCCAGTTGGATAAGCATGGCGGGATCCAGAGGGCCCTCCATCTCATTGTCCTGGTGGCCGCCATGTTTGCTGTCTGCTTCCTCCCGAGCAATGTCATCCAGCTGATGATCTGGACCAAGAACTCCAAAGACTGCAACTCTTTTGAAGGCCTGAACACAGCCTTCTCCATCACCATCAGCCTAACCTACCTCAACAGCATGCTCGACCCCCTCATCTACTACTTCTCTAGTCCAGCCTTCAAGAAGATCTACAAGAAAGTGGCCCGGCTCAGCTTTAGGAAGAACGAGGAGCCAAGCCCAGCCGAAGACAAGACCAGAGAGACTGGGTCTCAGAGCCTCAGCCAGCTGTGA
- the LOC133141065 gene encoding hydroxycarboxylic acid receptor 2-like codes for MVWTNESCCAFKGQLLSNMLPPLLLLECVLGMLGNGGALWIFCFHVKPWKSSTVFLFNLALADFLLIMILPFRAVYYLRELDWIFGDAFCRISLFMLAMNRGGSIFFLTAVAIDRYLRVVHPHHPINSMTVSRGVCTAIAGWTLTISLNVHLITAPHNFQALDTNRCNSFIICPQSESSPTWHRAVFIFSFCIPLAVILFCSLQVVMKLKERQLDKHGGIQRALHLIVLVAAMFAVCFLPSNVIQLMIWTKKSKDCNSFEGLYTAFYITLCLTYLNSMLDPLIYYFSSPAFKKIYKKVARLSLRKNEEPSPAEDKTRETGSQSLSQL; via the coding sequence TGCCGCCTCTGCTCCTGCTGGAATGTGTGCTAGGAATGCTGGGTAACGGAGGGGCCCTCTGGATCTTCTGTTTCCATGTGAAGCCCTGGAAGAGCAGCACCGTCTTCCTGTTCAACCTGGCTCTGGCCGACTTCCTGCTCATCATGATCCTGCCGTTTCGTGCCGTCTACTACCTGAGGGAGCTGGACTGGATCTTCGGCGATGCGTTCTGTCGCATCTCACTCTTCATGCTGGCCATGAACCGAGGGGGCAGCATCTTCTTCCTCACCGCCGTGGCCATAGACCGCTACCTCCGGGTGGTCCATCCTCACCATCCCATCAACTCCATGACCGTCTCCAGGGGAGTGTGCACTGCGATTGCTGGGTGGACCCTCACCATCTCCCTGAACGTCCATCTTATCACTGCGCCCCACAACTTCCAGGCTTTGGACACCAACCGCTGTAACAGCTTCATCATTTGCCCTCAGTCTGAGTCCAGCCCCACCTGGCACAGGGCGGTCTTCATCTTctccttctgcataccactagcCGTCATCCTCTTCTGTTCTCTCCAGGTGGTCATGAAGCTCAAGGAACGCCAGTTGGATAAGCATGGCGGGATCCAGAGGGCCCTCCATCTCATTGTCCTGGTGGCCGCCATGTTCGCTGTCTGCTTCCTCCCGAGCAATGTCATCCAGCTGATGATTTGGACCAAGAAGTCCAAAGACTGCAACTCTTTTGAAGGCCTGTACACAGCTTTCTACATCACCCTCTGCCTGACCTACCTCAACAGCATGCTCGACCCCCTCATCTACTACTTCTCTAGTCCAGCCTTCAAGAAGATCTACAAGAAAGTGGCCCGGCTCAGCTTGAGGAAGAATGAGGAGCCAAGCCCAGCCGAAGACAAGACCAGAGAGACTGGGTCTCAGAGCCTCAGCCAGCTGTGA